A genomic region of Mitsuaria sp. 7 contains the following coding sequences:
- a CDS encoding GGDEF domain-containing protein encodes MPSTPSEPRAAALALALSLVLPLLSGCGPGDGAGSRASAASAGAAVQDRALQAELEQQERVGQAHPREHVRELQAIEARAAVGSAERLEALSQRAALLAQLRDRSGHEAALEQLKAWPEASPTRSQIPLALMLARAQWLKANGELGAGVRLLAGLSDMDAATADRRLMWRATELRAYIQGDYGEVDAAVESGLKALDQARAMESRWRAAATEATLAFNYYRSQQIDHAKRTAREALQAAQQDPDPVLLYLVHTILGIVYSQDEDPKFSQQAREQALQYAREAQAQGLQALALGNLADYELRTGNYARALDLSTQSLALAHESGDISTEILARHNTGIAKIGLRKLEEGKRDVLQAITMDAQREAGSYTAESWLELGIYLEKFDDLPGAVAAFHQSRKEFDEVLRDETRKAVLEAQARFEDQQRQREIRLLNQDNSLKAEQIRTRDLQLKLWAEVGGCVLLSGALLALAYRRIRRTNAALAQTNESLRVQSERDPLTGLANRRHFQQAIALRTREGGLRGSLFLIDIDHFKRINDQWGHAAGDTVLVEVARRLSGVLREQDLVVRWGGEEFLILVNSEATEDARQLGQRLLDQMGGQPVDHGSLRIPISASIGFASFPMAPQDLTLEWERAIDLVDTVMYMAKAHGRNKAYGVAAMQARDRDQLLALAGRIESAWHQGQVQLVSLLGPTQEPRA; translated from the coding sequence ATGCCCTCCACGCCCTCGGAACCCCGCGCCGCGGCCCTGGCGCTCGCATTGAGCCTCGTGCTGCCGTTGCTGTCGGGTTGCGGTCCGGGTGACGGCGCCGGGTCGCGCGCGTCCGCAGCGTCAGCCGGCGCGGCGGTGCAGGACCGCGCGCTGCAGGCGGAACTCGAACAGCAGGAGCGCGTCGGCCAGGCCCATCCCCGAGAGCATGTGCGGGAACTGCAGGCCATCGAGGCGCGCGCCGCGGTGGGCAGCGCGGAGCGGCTGGAAGCGCTGAGCCAGCGCGCGGCCCTGCTCGCGCAGCTGCGCGACCGCAGCGGCCATGAGGCGGCGCTCGAGCAGCTCAAGGCCTGGCCCGAGGCCTCGCCCACGCGGAGTCAGATCCCGCTGGCGCTGATGCTGGCGCGCGCGCAGTGGCTGAAGGCGAACGGCGAGCTGGGCGCCGGCGTGCGACTGCTGGCCGGCCTGTCCGACATGGACGCCGCCACGGCCGACCGGCGCCTGATGTGGCGTGCCACCGAGCTGCGCGCCTACATCCAGGGCGACTACGGCGAGGTCGATGCGGCGGTCGAGAGCGGGCTGAAGGCGCTGGACCAGGCGCGCGCGATGGAGTCGCGATGGCGCGCGGCGGCCACCGAGGCGACCCTCGCCTTCAACTACTACCGCAGCCAGCAGATCGACCATGCCAAGCGCACCGCGCGCGAGGCCTTGCAGGCCGCGCAGCAGGATCCCGACCCGGTGCTGCTGTACCTGGTCCACACGATCCTGGGCATCGTGTACTCGCAGGACGAGGATCCGAAGTTCAGCCAGCAGGCCCGCGAGCAGGCGCTGCAGTACGCCCGCGAGGCCCAGGCCCAGGGCCTGCAGGCGCTGGCCCTGGGCAACCTGGCGGACTACGAGCTGCGCACCGGCAACTACGCGCGCGCGCTGGACCTCTCGACGCAAAGCCTGGCCCTCGCGCACGAGAGCGGCGACATCTCGACCGAGATCCTGGCCCGGCACAACACGGGCATCGCCAAGATCGGCCTGCGCAAGCTGGAAGAGGGCAAGCGCGACGTGCTGCAGGCCATCACGATGGACGCGCAGCGCGAGGCCGGCAGCTACACGGCGGAGTCCTGGCTGGAGCTGGGCATCTACCTGGAGAAGTTCGACGACCTGCCCGGCGCGGTCGCGGCCTTCCATCAATCGCGCAAGGAATTCGACGAGGTGCTGCGCGACGAGACCCGCAAGGCGGTGCTGGAAGCGCAGGCGCGCTTCGAGGACCAGCAGCGCCAGCGCGAGATCCGGCTGCTCAACCAGGACAACAGCCTCAAGGCCGAGCAGATCCGCACCCGCGACCTGCAGCTCAAGCTGTGGGCGGAGGTCGGCGGCTGCGTGCTGCTGTCCGGCGCGCTGCTGGCGCTGGCCTACCGGCGCATCCGCCGCACGAACGCGGCGCTGGCGCAGACCAACGAATCGCTGCGCGTGCAGAGCGAGCGCGACCCGCTGACGGGGCTCGCCAACCGGCGCCACTTCCAGCAGGCCATCGCCTTGCGCACCCGCGAGGGCGGACTGCGCGGCAGCCTGTTCCTGATCGACATCGACCACTTCAAGCGCATCAACGACCAATGGGGCCATGCGGCCGGCGACACCGTGCTGGTCGAGGTCGCCCGCCGCCTGAGCGGCGTGTTGCGCGAGCAGGACCTGGTCGTCCGCTGGGGCGGCGAGGAATTCCTCATCCTGGTGAACTCCGAGGCGACCGAGGACGCGCGCCAGCTCGGCCAGCGGCTGCTGGACCAGATGGGCGGGCAGCCGGTCGACCACGGGTCGCTGCGCATCCCGATCAGCGCGTCCATCGGCTTTGCCAGCTTCCCGATGGCGCCGCAAGACCTGACCCTGGAGTGGGAGCGCGCCATCGACCTCGTCGACACCGTGATGTACATGGCCAAGGCGCACGGTCGCAACAAGGCCTACGGCGTGGCGGCGATGCAGGCGCGCGACCGCGATCAGCTGCTCGCGCTGGCCGGGCGCATCGAGTCCGCCTGGCACCAGGGCCAGGTGCAGCTGGTGAGCCTGCTCGGGCCGACGCAGGAGCCGCGCGCATGA
- a CDS encoding GGDEF domain-containing protein, which yields MRTRVRDCLRSVWTAALLGLGATLALAEIPDRALDAQLAQLDRFGYNEPEKAAQQLRALLAEPSHAPHRLHIEYTLGRNAVQAGRPDDVRRIARELEARPGGRPLSRMLLAELQDRQGQTGRSGEMAQLALDELAPACPAAGTPSTPAIPPGCDARVMIQALRLIARAQGARGEYAFAETSLRRALSLAQAIQDHSVTGTMMGSLAVNSQVRDESPAAQQWLAQAWQLAQGDVSAMSRAKMVESMVASRRGDRPAQLSALEDALRLAEQAGGRRDVALLQNNLLDAYIHTDQSAKAVQLARLALPVVQFYNDQTVERTLRHNLSVALVQQRQFEPARREIARVLEMAQGDFDPVRRALQLRELGEAYAKVGQAKEALRLYHEERALSADTARRNRESSLQQLRLKYDSEAKQRDLELLRREQTLKGRELGNRRLAQYVGVGLAALLGLSLILMGVMLARVREANRRLKVNQSLLRAASERDPLTDLANRRHFLAVMDRHAKDVFTGALLMIDIDHFKHVNDRHGHAAGDAVIIEVSRRIAQAVRAEDLVVRWGGEEFLVFARNVAPDQLQLLAERVLFIVGGEPVQTAAGPLRVTCSIGFAHFPLPPAQLALHWEQAVNWADMALYTAKSQGRNRARGIVTVAAGDAQALIQIEADFDAACSSERVQLQTILGPESPEVPGAD from the coding sequence ATGAGGACCCGCGTGCGCGACTGCCTGCGGTCTGTCTGGACGGCCGCCCTGCTGGGCCTGGGCGCGACCCTGGCGCTCGCGGAGATCCCCGATCGCGCGCTGGATGCCCAGCTCGCGCAGCTGGACCGCTTCGGCTACAACGAGCCGGAGAAGGCGGCGCAGCAGTTGCGCGCGCTGCTCGCGGAGCCGTCGCATGCGCCGCATCGTCTCCACATCGAGTACACGCTGGGCCGCAACGCGGTCCAGGCCGGGCGTCCCGACGACGTGCGGCGCATCGCCCGCGAGCTGGAGGCGCGGCCGGGCGGGCGGCCGCTGTCGCGCATGCTGCTGGCCGAATTGCAGGATCGGCAGGGGCAGACCGGCCGCTCGGGCGAGATGGCGCAACTGGCGCTGGATGAGCTGGCGCCGGCCTGTCCGGCCGCAGGGACGCCGTCGACGCCGGCGATTCCGCCCGGCTGCGATGCGCGCGTGATGATCCAGGCCTTGAGGCTGATCGCCCGGGCGCAGGGGGCGCGCGGCGAGTACGCCTTCGCCGAGACCTCGTTGCGGCGGGCGCTGTCGCTGGCGCAGGCGATCCAGGACCACAGCGTGACCGGCACGATGATGGGATCGCTGGCCGTCAACAGCCAGGTGCGGGACGAGTCCCCGGCGGCCCAGCAGTGGCTGGCGCAGGCCTGGCAGCTCGCGCAAGGCGATGTCTCGGCGATGAGCCGCGCGAAGATGGTCGAGTCGATGGTCGCGTCCCGGCGCGGGGACCGGCCGGCCCAGCTGTCCGCGCTGGAAGATGCGCTGCGACTTGCCGAGCAGGCGGGCGGTCGGCGCGACGTGGCGCTGCTGCAGAACAACCTGCTCGACGCCTACATCCACACCGACCAGTCCGCCAAGGCGGTGCAGCTCGCGCGGCTGGCGCTGCCGGTCGTGCAGTTCTACAACGACCAGACGGTCGAGCGCACGCTGCGGCACAACCTGTCGGTGGCGCTGGTGCAGCAGCGCCAGTTCGAGCCGGCGCGGCGCGAGATCGCGCGCGTCCTCGAGATGGCGCAGGGCGACTTCGATCCCGTGCGCCGTGCGCTGCAGCTGCGGGAACTGGGCGAGGCCTACGCCAAGGTCGGCCAGGCCAAGGAAGCGCTGCGGCTCTATCACGAGGAGCGCGCGCTCAGCGCGGACACGGCGCGCCGCAACCGCGAGTCCTCGTTGCAGCAGCTGCGCCTGAAGTACGACAGCGAGGCCAAGCAGCGCGACCTGGAGCTGCTGCGCCGGGAGCAGACGCTCAAGGGCCGCGAGCTCGGCAACCGCCGGCTGGCGCAGTACGTCGGCGTCGGGCTGGCGGCGCTGCTGGGGCTGTCGCTGATCCTCATGGGCGTGATGCTGGCGCGGGTGCGCGAGGCCAACCGCAGGCTCAAGGTCAACCAGAGCCTGCTGCGCGCGGCGAGCGAGCGCGATCCGCTGACGGACCTGGCCAACCGCCGCCACTTCCTCGCGGTCATGGACCGCCATGCGAAGGACGTGTTCACCGGCGCGCTGCTGATGATCGACATCGATCACTTCAAGCACGTCAACGATCGCCACGGTCACGCCGCCGGCGACGCCGTGATCATCGAGGTCTCGCGGCGCATCGCGCAGGCGGTGCGGGCGGAGGACCTGGTGGTGCGCTGGGGCGGCGAGGAGTTCCTGGTCTTCGCGCGCAACGTCGCGCCGGACCAGCTGCAGCTGCTGGCCGAGCGCGTCCTGTTCATCGTCGGCGGGGAGCCGGTGCAGACGGCGGCGGGGCCGCTGCGGGTGACCTGCTCCATCGGCTTCGCGCATTTCCCGCTGCCGCCGGCGCAGCTCGCGCTGCACTGGGAGCAGGCCGTCAACTGGGCCGACATGGCGCTCTACACGGCCAAGTCGCAAGGCCGCAATCGCGCGCGCGGCATCGTCACGGTCGCGGCCGGCGACGCCCAGGCGCTGATCCAGATCGAGGCCGACTTCGACGCCGCCTGCAGCTCGGAGCGCGTGCAGCTCCAGACCATCCTGGGTCCGGAGTCACCCGAGGTGCCCGGGGCGGACTAG
- a CDS encoding solute carrier family 23 protein: MAWLMRWRPVTVGPEKAIAPDERLSWPQTAALGLQHVIAMFGATVLAPLLMGFDPNVAVLMSGVGTLLFFFLTGGRVPSYLGSSFAFIGVVIAATGYAGSGPNPNLPLALGGIIACGVLYTVIGLLVSATGSGWVEKLMPPVVTGAVVAVIGLNLASVPIKNMAPTPFDAWMQAATFVSVAVVAVFARGMLQRLLILAGLIQASLIYALLTNGFGLGAPIDLSKVAAAAWIGLPQFHAPVFDGAAMLMIAPVALILVAENLGHLKAVGAMTGRDMTPFLGRAFIGDGLATIASGAVGGTGVTTYAENIGVMAATRIYSTAVFVFAALMALALGFSPKFGALIQAIPLAVMGGVSIVVFGLIAIAGARIWVDHQVDFRDPRNLMVAAITLVIGTGDFTLKLGAFTLGGIGTATFGAILLHALLRRGRTD, from the coding sequence ATGGCGTGGTTGATGCGCTGGCGGCCCGTGACCGTCGGCCCCGAGAAGGCGATTGCTCCCGATGAACGCCTGTCCTGGCCGCAGACCGCGGCGCTCGGCCTGCAACATGTGATCGCCATGTTCGGCGCCACCGTGCTGGCGCCGCTGCTGATGGGCTTCGATCCCAACGTCGCCGTGCTGATGAGCGGCGTGGGCACGCTGCTGTTCTTCTTCCTCACCGGCGGCCGCGTGCCGAGCTACCTGGGCTCGAGCTTCGCGTTCATCGGCGTGGTCATCGCCGCGACCGGCTATGCCGGCAGCGGTCCCAATCCCAACCTGCCGCTGGCGCTGGGCGGCATCATCGCCTGCGGCGTGCTGTACACCGTCATCGGCCTGCTGGTGTCGGCCACCGGCAGCGGCTGGGTCGAGAAGCTGATGCCCCCGGTCGTGACCGGCGCGGTGGTGGCGGTGATCGGGCTCAACCTCGCGTCGGTGCCGATCAAGAACATGGCGCCGACGCCCTTCGACGCCTGGATGCAGGCGGCGACCTTCGTCAGCGTCGCCGTGGTCGCGGTCTTCGCGCGCGGCATGCTGCAGCGCCTGCTGATCCTCGCCGGCCTGATCCAGGCCAGCCTGATCTATGCGCTGCTGACCAACGGATTCGGTCTGGGCGCGCCGATCGACCTGTCGAAGGTCGCGGCGGCGGCGTGGATCGGTCTGCCGCAGTTCCACGCGCCGGTGTTCGACGGCGCGGCGATGCTGATGATCGCGCCGGTCGCGCTCATCCTGGTCGCGGAGAACCTCGGCCACCTGAAGGCGGTCGGTGCGATGACAGGGCGCGACATGACGCCTTTCCTCGGTCGCGCCTTCATCGGCGACGGCCTCGCGACGATCGCCAGCGGCGCGGTCGGCGGAACCGGCGTCACGACCTACGCCGAGAACATCGGCGTCATGGCCGCGACCCGCATCTATTCGACGGCGGTCTTCGTGTTCGCGGCGCTGATGGCGCTGGCGCTGGGCTTCTCGCCGAAGTTCGGCGCGCTGATCCAGGCCATCCCGCTGGCGGTGATGGGCGGCGTCAGCATCGTCGTGTTCGGCCTGATCGCGATCGCGGGCGCCCGCATCTGGGTGGACCATCAGGTCGACTTCCGCGACCCGCGCAACCTGATGGTCGCCGCGATCACGCTGGTGATCGGCACGGGCGACTTCACGTTGAAGCTGGGTGCGTTTACCCTGGGTGGCATCGGAACTGCCACGTTCGGCGCGATCCTGCTGCATGCGCTGCTCCGGCGCGGCCGCACGGACTGA